The proteins below are encoded in one region of Methylomagnum ishizawai:
- a CDS encoding PDDEXK nuclease domain-containing protein — translation MSQPIVNAEVLLGEIRGLIETARQQVARAANGALTLTYWRIGRRLLTENLTEGRAEYGRRVLESLAAELEREYGKGFSYSALTRMVRFAEQFQDERILATLLQELTWSHFLILLPIKDPLAREFYAEMCRAERWTVRTLRKKIDGMLFERTALSKNSEAVIRQELASLNEGRMTPDLVFRDPYLLDFLGLAGTWSEKDLEAAILREMESFLLEMGGGFCFVARQKRMSVGRDDFHLDLLFYHRYLRRLVAVELKLESFRPEHTGQMELYLRWLDKHERAPGEEAPIGLILCAEADSEQVELLQLDEKSIRVAEYLVQLPPVAVLRERLHRAMVHARERGEGLAALEGGVE, via the coding sequence ATGAGCCAGCCTATCGTGAATGCGGAAGTCCTGTTGGGCGAAATTCGCGGCCTGATCGAAACCGCGCGGCAGCAGGTGGCGCGGGCGGCCAATGGCGCTTTGACACTGACCTATTGGCGTATCGGCAGGCGTCTGCTGACCGAGAACCTGACCGAGGGCCGGGCTGAGTATGGTCGCCGGGTGCTTGAATCGCTGGCGGCTGAATTGGAGCGCGAATATGGCAAGGGCTTCAGCTATTCGGCGCTGACCCGTATGGTCCGTTTTGCCGAGCAATTTCAGGATGAACGGATTCTTGCGACGCTGTTGCAAGAATTGACCTGGAGCCATTTCCTAATTTTGCTGCCGATCAAGGACCCGTTAGCCCGCGAGTTCTACGCCGAAATGTGCCGCGCGGAACGCTGGACCGTCCGCACGCTGCGTAAAAAGATCGACGGCATGTTGTTCGAGCGGACGGCGCTTTCCAAGAACAGCGAGGCGGTGATCCGTCAGGAACTCGCCAGCCTGAACGAGGGGCGCATGACCCCGGACTTGGTGTTCCGCGATCCTTACCTGCTCGATTTCCTGGGGCTTGCCGGGACTTGGAGCGAGAAGGACTTGGAAGCCGCGATCCTGCGCGAGATGGAATCCTTCCTGTTGGAAATGGGCGGCGGCTTTTGTTTCGTGGCCCGGCAGAAGCGCATGAGCGTGGGGCGGGACGATTTTCACCTGGACCTCCTGTTTTATCACCGCTATTTGCGTCGGTTGGTCGCCGTTGAACTCAAGCTGGAATCGTTCCGTCCCGAGCATACCGGCCAGATGGAGCTTTATCTGCGCTGGCTGGACAAGCATGAACGCGCTCCCGGTGAGGAAGCGCCCATTGGCCTGATTCTGTGCGCCGAGGCGGATTCGGAGCAGGTGGAGCTTTTGCAACTCGACGAGAAATCCATCCGGGTGGCGGAATATCTGGTCCAGTTACCGCCGGTCGCGGTACTACGCGAGCGCCTGCACCGGGCGATGGTCCATGCGCGGGAACGCGGCGAGGGTTTGGCCGCATTGGAAGGGGGTGTGGAATGA
- a CDS encoding ankyrin repeat domain-containing protein, with protein sequence MSTTLDILDDSYSDMDHACMVYCAIEEGDYDAVMSYIIKYNEDLYIAENLISYALGYNKSELIQLLLEFGMDANKRYYDGSTLLHEAAQCGSERAIFP encoded by the coding sequence ATGTCCACTACCTTAGATATATTGGATGATAGCTATTCTGACATGGATCATGCCTGCATGGTTTACTGCGCTATTGAAGAAGGTGATTATGATGCAGTAATGTCGTATATTATAAAATACAATGAAGATTTATATATAGCAGAAAATTTAATATCTTACGCTCTTGGATACAACAAAAGCGAACTTATCCAATTACTACTCGAATTTGGAATGGACGCCAATAAAAGGTATTATGACGGTTCAACCTTGCTGCATGAAGCCGCTCAATGCGGTTCTGAACGCGCCATATTTCCCTGA
- a CDS encoding type I restriction-modification system subunit M: MAELAGSAASLADFIWKNAEDLWGNFKHTDFGKVILPFTLLRRLECVLESTRKEVGEAYASFKDSGIDLDLILRQTTRYPFYNTSGYALDNLGSNKTRQNLQDYVAHFSDNARVIFEQFDFINTVIRLDKAGLLFKICKNFACIDLHPEVVPDRVMSNLYEHLIRRFGAEVNEGAEDFMTPRDVVHLATALLLDPDDALFESNPGLIRTLYDPTCGTGGFLTDAMNHVAEYGDRFKVPPVLVPHGQELEPETHAVCLTSMLLRTLESDPGRDLSKNIKLGSTLSNDRFAGERFHYCLSNPPFGKKWENDQQAVTTEHKEKGFDGRFGPGLPRINDGSMLFLLHLASKLELPENGGGRGAIVLSGSPLFNGGAGSGESEIRRWLLENDLVEAIVALPTEIFFRTGIGTYLWILSSKKPEHRRGKVQLINATGLWTSIKNEGNKRRVIGDEQLKEIVAVYAAAQDGGISRILDYQTFGYRRIKVLRPLRMSLHVTHETLANLRAEKAWGKLTEEQREAWEAVLTPFMDTIHPCAWAETLAGAVTKSSIGIGKVSKAFVKALTSALGVRDPEGEPVTDSEGGIVPDPELSDYENVPLTEDIRDYLAREVLPHLPDAYIDEDFRDDGDKQIGRVGYEINFNRFFYEYVPPRKLHDIDAELKQVEAEIAALLGEVTE, translated from the coding sequence ATGGCGGAATTGGCAGGCTCGGCGGCATCGTTGGCGGACTTCATCTGGAAGAACGCCGAGGATTTATGGGGGAACTTCAAGCATACTGACTTCGGTAAGGTCATCTTGCCGTTCACGCTGCTACGGCGTTTGGAGTGCGTGTTGGAGTCGACGCGCAAGGAGGTGGGCGAGGCCTACGCCTCCTTCAAGGATTCAGGGATCGATCTCGATCTGATACTGCGCCAAACCACCCGCTACCCGTTCTACAACACTTCCGGATACGCGCTGGACAACCTGGGCAGCAACAAGACCCGCCAGAACCTCCAAGACTACGTCGCCCATTTTTCCGATAACGCCCGGGTCATCTTCGAGCAGTTCGACTTCATCAACACCGTGATCCGCCTCGACAAGGCGGGATTGCTGTTCAAGATATGCAAGAACTTCGCATGCATAGACCTGCACCCGGAAGTGGTGCCCGACCGGGTCATGAGCAACCTCTACGAGCATCTGATCCGCCGGTTCGGTGCCGAGGTCAACGAAGGGGCCGAGGACTTCATGACGCCCCGCGACGTGGTCCATTTGGCCACGGCTTTGCTGCTGGACCCCGACGATGCCCTCTTCGAATCCAACCCCGGCTTGATCCGCACCCTTTACGATCCGACCTGTGGCACCGGCGGCTTCCTCACCGACGCGATGAACCATGTGGCCGAGTACGGCGACCGCTTCAAAGTGCCGCCGGTCCTGGTCCCCCATGGGCAGGAGTTGGAACCCGAAACGCATGCGGTCTGCCTGACCAGTATGTTGCTGCGCACCCTTGAATCCGATCCTGGACGCGACCTTTCCAAGAACATCAAGCTGGGTAGTACGCTGTCGAACGACCGTTTCGCCGGGGAGCGCTTCCATTACTGCCTATCCAATCCGCCTTTCGGAAAAAAATGGGAGAACGACCAGCAGGCAGTCACCACGGAGCATAAGGAAAAGGGCTTCGATGGCCGTTTCGGGCCGGGCCTGCCGCGCATCAACGACGGTTCGATGCTGTTCTTGCTGCATCTCGCCAGCAAGCTCGAATTGCCCGAAAACGGCGGTGGACGCGGGGCCATCGTGCTGTCCGGCTCGCCGCTGTTCAACGGCGGCGCGGGGTCCGGGGAATCGGAAATCCGTCGCTGGTTGCTGGAAAACGATCTGGTTGAAGCTATCGTCGCCTTGCCCACGGAAATCTTCTTCCGAACCGGGATCGGTACCTATCTTTGGATTCTCTCCAGCAAGAAGCCGGAGCATCGGCGCGGCAAAGTGCAGTTGATCAACGCGACCGGCCTTTGGACCTCGATCAAGAACGAAGGCAACAAGCGGCGCGTCATCGGCGACGAGCAGTTGAAGGAGATCGTCGCGGTTTATGCAGCCGCCCAGGATGGCGGCATTAGCCGGATACTGGATTACCAGACCTTCGGCTATCGGCGGATCAAGGTATTGCGTCCGCTACGGATGTCCTTGCATGTCACCCATGAAACTTTGGCGAACCTCAGGGCGGAAAAGGCTTGGGGCAAGCTGACCGAAGAACAGCGGGAAGCCTGGGAAGCTGTGTTGACCCCGTTCATGGACACGATCCATCCATGCGCCTGGGCGGAAACCCTGGCGGGAGCGGTGACCAAGTCTTCCATAGGCATCGGCAAGGTAAGCAAGGCTTTCGTGAAAGCGTTGACCAGCGCCTTGGGCGTGCGCGACCCGGAAGGTGAGCCGGTCACGGATTCCGAGGGTGGGATCGTTCCCGATCCCGAGCTTTCCGATTATGAGAACGTGCCGCTCACCGAGGATATCCGGGACTATCTCGCCCGCGAGGTGTTGCCGCACCTGCCGGATGCCTACATCGACGAGGATTTCCGTGACGATGGGGACAAGCAGATAGGCCGGGTGGGCTACGAGATCAATTTCAACCGCTTCTTCTATGAGTACGTACCGCCCCGCAAGCTGCACGATATCGATGCCGAGTTGAAGCAGGTGGAAGCCGAGATTGCGGCTTTGCTGGGCGAGGTGACGGAATGA
- a CDS encoding DNA-binding protein: MARPGLTYDQIADAANSVVASGRKPTLESVRSILGSGSNSTIHSALKKWREANPAPLSASTRIPDTLLLELSRALERAGTNARAELEQQLAEERSELDRMASETEVLEDKVAVLQDQVAHLQRERDQAVAVADSREREVQRLQDDLDGERKLRTSAEREVAALTVRLEVEREARSEEKEKITLLEKRILEESSKAAVSESMRETLAAQLHEMQKRVEGNG; this comes from the coding sequence ATGGCCCGCCCCGGACTTACTTACGATCAAATCGCGGATGCAGCTAACTCTGTTGTCGCGTCGGGCAGGAAGCCGACGCTCGAATCGGTCAGGTCGATTCTTGGAAGTGGTTCCAATTCGACGATTCACTCGGCGCTTAAGAAATGGCGCGAAGCGAATCCCGCGCCCCTTTCTGCATCGACGCGCATACCGGACACCTTGCTGCTCGAGTTGAGCAGGGCGCTGGAGCGGGCCGGTACGAATGCGCGCGCGGAGCTTGAGCAGCAGTTGGCTGAAGAAAGGTCGGAGCTAGACCGAATGGCTTCGGAAACCGAAGTGCTGGAGGATAAGGTCGCCGTATTGCAGGACCAGGTCGCGCACCTACAAAGGGAGCGCGATCAAGCCGTTGCCGTTGCCGATTCGCGTGAGCGCGAGGTCCAGCGGTTACAAGACGACCTTGATGGTGAGCGCAAGCTCCGGACCTCCGCCGAAAGGGAAGTAGCGGCGCTTACCGTCCGCCTCGAAGTCGAGAGAGAAGCCCGTTCCGAAGAAAAAGAGAAAATCACTTTGCTTGAAAAGCGGATTCTTGAGGAAAGTTCGAAGGCGGCGGTATCCGAATCAATGCGGGAAACCCTGGCTGCGCAGCTTCACGAGATGCAAAAACGGGTTGAAGGTAATGGCTGA
- a CDS encoding recombinase family protein → MRRFLCSNRVVPAYSIRYMALRAAGCEVVRAEKASGARREGRTELELLLTFLRPGDTLVVTRIDRLARSLKDLQDIVADLKRRGIALKATEQPIDTGHAAGKAFLDMLGVFAEFETNLRRERQREGIALAKRRGAYRGRKPSVDRAEIRRLRTEEGLGATEIARRLGVSRASVYRALAAPDRR, encoded by the coding sequence ATGAGACGTTTCCTATGTTCCAATAGGGTTGTCCCCGCCTATTCGATACGCTATATGGCGCTGCGGGCCGCCGGCTGCGAGGTGGTCCGGGCCGAAAAGGCCAGCGGTGCCCGGCGCGAAGGCCGGACGGAACTGGAACTCCTCCTGACCTTCCTCCGTCCCGGCGACACGCTGGTGGTGACCCGCATCGACCGCCTGGCCCGGAGCCTCAAGGACCTGCAAGATATCGTGGCCGACCTGAAGCGGCGCGGCATCGCCCTGAAGGCCACCGAACAGCCCATCGACACCGGCCACGCGGCCGGCAAGGCCTTCCTCGACATGCTCGGCGTGTTCGCCGAGTTCGAAACCAACCTCCGCCGCGAACGCCAGAGGGAAGGCATCGCCCTCGCCAAGCGCCGCGGGGCCTACCGGGGCCGGAAGCCCTCGGTCGACCGGGCGGAGATCCGGCGCCTGCGGACCGAGGAAGGCCTGGGCGCCACGGAAATCGCCCGCCGCCTCGGGGTGAGCCGGGCCTCGGTCTATCGCGCGCTGGCCGCCCCGGACCGGCGCTGA
- the repC gene encoding replication protein C, IncQ-type, whose amino-acid sequence MYDLTHARHDPAHCLAPGLFRGLKRGDYKKQKLDVRYEYGKDEWIHFAGFEPLGAPELRLLQGIVAMAGPSDLLLDLDNPKSDLGKQLSLFLDPRFEAIKDDARVVKSSLWKLMHEIGYSSDDKKSRASVMDSIRRLSAVSIFIRKGKKECGFHLLSYLTDETDGKLLIALNPRITGAVIGLRPYARIELSETRALSSDSARLIHQRLCGFIDPGKMHKSDIRIETLSEYVWPEEAGASAMRDRMATVRKAMKEIESLGWTATETVRGKFKIGRPPVAKVSP is encoded by the coding sequence ATGTATGATCTAACCCACGCGCGTCACGACCCCGCTCACTGTCTTGCACCAGGCCTTTTTCGCGGATTGAAGAGGGGGGATTATAAAAAACAAAAACTCGACGTTAGATATGAATACGGAAAAGATGAATGGATTCATTTTGCTGGTTTTGAGCCGCTCGGCGCACCCGAGCTTAGGCTTTTGCAAGGTATCGTTGCCATGGCTGGACCCTCGGATTTGCTTCTTGACCTGGATAACCCCAAAAGCGATTTAGGAAAGCAACTAAGCCTGTTTTTGGATCCAAGGTTTGAGGCTATTAAGGATGATGCCAGGGTCGTTAAGTCTAGCCTGTGGAAACTGATGCATGAAATTGGATATAGCTCTGATGATAAAAAGAGCCGTGCTTCCGTCATGGATAGCATTCGTAGATTATCCGCAGTTTCTATTTTTATCAGGAAAGGAAAAAAAGAATGCGGTTTTCATCTATTAAGCTATTTGACCGATGAAACAGATGGTAAGCTTTTAATAGCTTTAAACCCAAGAATTACGGGGGCAGTGATTGGATTAAGGCCTTATGCAAGGATTGAGCTTTCCGAGACTAGGGCATTATCGAGCGATTCAGCGCGGCTGATTCATCAAAGGTTATGTGGCTTCATTGATCCCGGAAAAATGCATAAGTCGGATATTAGGATTGAAACATTATCTGAGTATGTATGGCCCGAAGAGGCGGGTGCCAGTGCAATGCGTGACCGTATGGCAACTGTTCGCAAAGCGATGAAAGAAATCGAAAGCCTTGGGTGGACAGCCACAGAAACTGTTCGCGGGAAATTCAAAATCGGTAGACCACCAGTTGCCAAGGTCTCTCCATAA
- a CDS encoding site-specific integrase yields MTESINKTDLIYRANQYLIGNPPKSLTEDTFQQYLKEYSRTVKPSLPIGEVLERIFGTRKKSTYYKRKYAIRAMLSLDIQKVVGEFEGAGDPVVGARLADLLDLAERMEFMGRACPVVDQIPRKSKRNDLTGLPSDWREKMLERMLESDNYVPALTAAVSGCRPEELKHGVRIWIEGDTLTLKIVGAKIGKESGQPERFIRYALPNKNGLVTDMSDLVKMAGGELDVAIKNPSSFTSAITYYGRMTFPRRHKSITPYCFRHAFASDIKKVVGDADLVSEALGHRSDRTRSRYGNSNIGRAGGVIPAEIGSTHEVRHSRSPGKMPEKETLDTGLA; encoded by the coding sequence ATGACCGAATCGATTAACAAAACGGACTTGATTTATCGCGCAAATCAATATCTTATTGGTAACCCCCCAAAATCGCTTACTGAAGACACATTTCAGCAATACTTAAAAGAATATTCGCGGACCGTGAAGCCTTCTTTGCCGATAGGGGAGGTTCTGGAGAGGATTTTCGGTACCCGGAAAAAATCGACTTATTACAAGCGGAAATATGCGATCCGGGCGATGCTTTCGCTGGACATACAAAAGGTTGTTGGGGAATTCGAGGGTGCCGGGGATCCTGTAGTTGGAGCGCGACTGGCCGACTTGCTCGACCTGGCCGAGCGGATGGAGTTTATGGGACGCGCATGTCCGGTGGTTGACCAGATACCAAGGAAATCGAAGCGTAATGACCTGACAGGTTTGCCGTCCGACTGGCGTGAAAAGATGCTTGAACGCATGCTTGAATCGGACAACTACGTCCCCGCGCTGACGGCGGCGGTGTCTGGATGCCGGCCCGAAGAGCTAAAGCACGGGGTGAGGATATGGATCGAGGGGGATACGTTGACGCTCAAGATCGTGGGCGCAAAGATCGGGAAGGAAAGTGGCCAGCCCGAGCGGTTCATCCGTTACGCCCTGCCGAACAAGAATGGGCTGGTTACCGACATGTCCGACCTGGTGAAGATGGCGGGCGGGGAGCTTGATGTAGCCATTAAGAATCCGAGCTCTTTCACGTCCGCTATCACATATTACGGCAGGATGACTTTTCCGCGGCGGCATAAGTCGATCACGCCATATTGTTTCCGCCACGCTTTTGCTTCCGACATTAAGAAAGTCGTGGGGGATGCGGACCTGGTCAGCGAAGCTTTGGGGCATCGGTCAGACAGAACGCGCTCTCGATATGGAAATTCAAACATTGGTAGAGCGGGCGGTGTTATTCCTGCTGAAATCGGCTCCACCCACGAAGTTCGGCATTCCCGGTCGCCGGGGAAAATGCCCGAAAAGGAAACTCTGGATACTGGACTTGCGTAG
- a CDS encoding helicase RepA family protein, producing the protein MAIDILHCYEEKPKIREYVLPGLLPGKVGAMVSPGGLGKSILSLMLSHVVAGGADLLGLERCQTGRVVYLSAEDDAEILHSRLHAIGRLLTEEQRGRCVRNLLVEDLTSHMPDMLGGNGRAWRESIENLATGSRLLFLDTLRSFHAGDENDASLMSVLIGHMRGIASRTGCAIIFLHHTSKWMSTSGQGDAQQASRGSSVLTDNIRWQSYLVAMSENEAKRFCLETSEKPIGVENRHYYVRFGISKHNYGGPINDKWFRRGNEGIFESVNLSVGVKKERENRKRGDVNV; encoded by the coding sequence ATGGCAATTGATATTTTACACTGTTACGAAGAAAAACCGAAAATTCGTGAATACGTTTTGCCGGGCTTGCTGCCCGGCAAAGTGGGGGCCATGGTGAGTCCTGGTGGTCTTGGCAAATCCATCTTGTCGCTCATGCTCTCGCATGTTGTCGCCGGGGGTGCCGACTTGCTTGGTCTTGAGCGATGCCAGACGGGGCGGGTTGTGTACTTGTCCGCAGAGGACGACGCGGAAATCCTGCATTCGAGGCTGCACGCGATAGGTAGGTTGCTGACCGAAGAGCAGCGTGGCCGTTGTGTGCGCAATCTCCTGGTCGAGGATCTCACATCGCACATGCCGGATATGTTGGGAGGCAATGGTCGAGCGTGGCGGGAATCCATTGAGAACCTTGCGACCGGTTCGCGGCTTTTATTTCTGGATACCCTTCGCAGCTTTCATGCGGGAGATGAAAACGATGCATCCTTAATGTCTGTGCTAATTGGGCACATGAGAGGAATTGCTTCCAGGACCGGTTGTGCGATCATTTTCCTGCACCATACGAGCAAGTGGATGTCGACGAGCGGGCAGGGTGACGCGCAACAAGCATCCCGAGGTTCAAGCGTACTGACGGATAATATCAGGTGGCAAAGTTACCTCGTGGCGATGTCAGAAAACGAAGCAAAGCGGTTTTGTCTTGAAACCTCGGAGAAACCCATCGGTGTCGAGAATAGGCATTATTACGTTCGCTTTGGGATTTCAAAACATAACTATGGTGGACCCATTAATGATAAGTGGTTCAGACGTGGAAATGAAGGAATCTTTGAATCTGTTAACCTCAGCGTTGGCGTTAAAAAAGAGAGAGAAAACCGGAAGCGTGGGGACGTCAATGTATGA
- a CDS encoding restriction endonuclease subunit S, giving the protein MSHYKPYPEYKDSGAEWIGKVPADWEVRRLRHIAVFTNSNVDKKSYDDQETVKLCNYTDVYYNEFIRANLGFMQATASPSEIAQFSLKKGDVIITKDSEDPADIGIPSIVSEDIHGVVCGYHLTLIRTDDLNTARYLHRVLQAHPTKAHFFVEAPGITRYGLGQDAIGDIRVCLPPVEHRAEIADQLDRETTRIDSLIAKKTRFIELLKEKRQALITHAVTKGLDPHAKMKDSGVEWIGDIPGHWEVRRMAMLFREAVRLGDPSLPVLSISIHDGITDEELAPEDRERQVYKIEDRTKYKRVVPNDLAYNMMRAWQGAFGAVTVDGLVSPAYVVAEPIISLHTGFVENLLRTSMAIEEMRRFSRGIADFRMRLYWDYFRDLKICLPPLEEQAQILSNIAKESKRLDALAGKTQHSIDLLKERRAALITAAVTGQIDLRGETI; this is encoded by the coding sequence ATGAGCCATTACAAGCCTTATCCCGAATATAAAGATTCCGGAGCGGAATGGATTGGGAAAGTTCCGGCGGATTGGGAAGTTCGGCGATTACGCCATATAGCAGTATTTACGAACAGCAACGTCGATAAAAAATCCTATGACGACCAGGAAACCGTCAAACTTTGCAATTACACCGACGTTTACTATAACGAGTTCATTAGGGCGAACTTGGGCTTTATGCAAGCTACCGCCAGCCCTTCCGAGATCGCGCAATTCTCGCTTAAAAAAGGGGATGTGATCATTACAAAGGATTCTGAAGACCCTGCTGATATAGGTATTCCATCGATTGTTTCCGAGGATATTCACGGCGTAGTTTGCGGTTATCACCTTACTTTAATCAGGACCGATGACTTAAATACCGCGCGTTACCTGCATAGGGTTCTACAAGCTCACCCTACAAAGGCCCATTTCTTCGTCGAGGCCCCTGGCATTACGCGTTATGGTCTTGGTCAAGATGCCATTGGGGATATCAGGGTTTGCTTGCCCCCTGTTGAGCATCGGGCCGAAATTGCTGACCAGCTTGACCGCGAAACCACCCGTATTGATTCCCTCATCGCCAAGAAAACCCGCTTCATCGAACTCCTGAAGGAAAAGCGCCAAGCCCTCATCACCCACGCCGTCACCAAGGGGCTTGATCCCCACGCGAAGATGAAGGATTCCGGGGTTGAGTGGATTGGCGATATTCCAGGGCATTGGGAAGTTCGTCGCATGGCAATGCTTTTTCGCGAGGCTGTACGTCTTGGCGACCCATCCTTGCCGGTACTATCCATTTCAATTCATGATGGTATTACCGACGAAGAGTTAGCTCCTGAGGATCGGGAGCGGCAGGTATATAAAATCGAAGATAGAACAAAATATAAGCGGGTCGTGCCAAATGATCTTGCTTATAACATGATGCGTGCTTGGCAAGGCGCTTTCGGTGCCGTAACTGTAGATGGTCTTGTTAGTCCGGCTTATGTCGTCGCTGAACCAATAATTTCCCTACATACTGGATTCGTTGAAAACCTATTGCGCACGTCCATGGCAATCGAGGAGATGCGTCGATTTTCACGAGGAATCGCAGATTTCAGAATGCGCCTTTACTGGGATTATTTCCGTGACTTGAAAATTTGCTTACCCCCGCTTGAAGAACAGGCCCAAATCCTGAGCAATATTGCAAAGGAATCTAAGCGCTTGGATGCTTTGGCAGGGAAAACCCAACACAGCATCGACCTCCTAAAAGAACGCCGCGCCGCCCTGATCACCGCCGCCGTCACTGGCCAAATCGACCTCCGGGGGGAAACCATATGA
- a CDS encoding DNA-primase RepB domain-containing protein: MSCDAYEIGIRDYVEKKMMIRAWSPSKVIESVPWLKRMNLMCNDIFIKPAPGSETGIILIDDIDYDTVEQMKMDGYEPIVVVETSPKNYQAWIRLGKSVQEGVRTEAAILLAEEYGGDRNSAHALHFGRLAGFTNRKSEHTTARGQPWALLAYATDLKPNFVASSAEKLLGEAVMAHEDKERASNERMVQARASIPLPSEGYGSFAKWYKAFSSNARSPSEADWKLSVIALMNGYGIDIVRQLIMEHSTGLQDRKKGHVEDYLARTVGKAEIWVEMLASGVFVEYEKVKHKLLRLAQERAREREREGNRRQLTAE, translated from the coding sequence ATGTCGTGCGATGCATACGAAATCGGGATCCGGGATTATGTCGAAAAGAAGATGATGATACGCGCTTGGAGTCCGAGCAAGGTCATCGAATCCGTTCCTTGGCTGAAGCGGATGAACTTGATGTGCAACGACATTTTCATAAAACCGGCTCCCGGGTCGGAGACCGGCATTATTTTGATCGACGATATTGATTATGACACCGTCGAGCAAATGAAAATGGATGGCTACGAGCCAATCGTTGTTGTCGAGACCTCTCCCAAAAATTATCAAGCATGGATTCGGCTTGGGAAATCGGTCCAGGAAGGGGTAAGGACTGAAGCGGCCATCCTGTTGGCGGAGGAATACGGCGGCGACCGCAATTCCGCGCACGCTCTCCATTTCGGTCGGCTGGCGGGTTTCACGAACCGGAAATCGGAGCACACGACGGCAAGGGGGCAGCCATGGGCGCTGCTTGCTTACGCCACCGACTTGAAACCCAATTTCGTCGCGTCGTCTGCTGAAAAGCTTTTAGGCGAAGCGGTTATGGCGCATGAGGACAAGGAAAGGGCGAGCAACGAACGGATGGTGCAAGCCAGGGCATCCATTCCTCTACCATCGGAGGGGTATGGATCGTTTGCTAAGTGGTACAAAGCGTTTTCGTCAAATGCGAGGAGTCCTTCGGAAGCGGATTGGAAGTTATCCGTTATCGCTTTGATGAATGGGTATGGAATCGATATTGTCCGGCAATTGATTATGGAGCATTCGACTGGATTGCAGGACAGGAAAAAAGGGCATGTGGAGGATTATCTGGCACGGACGGTTGGAAAGGCGGAGATATGGGTTGAAATGTTGGCGAGCGGGGTTTTCGTGGAATACGAAAAGGTCAAGCATAAGCTTCTTAGGCTTGCCCAAGAGCGTGCACGAGAAAGGGAGCGGGAAGGAAACAGACGGCAATTAACTGCGGAATAA
- a CDS encoding AAA family ATPase, producing MILVSGGIKGGSGKTTIATNLAVMRAAQGRDVLLIDADDQETATDFTALRSERLPSGAGYTSIKLTGSAVRTETLKLASKYDDIVIDTGGRDTTSQRAALAVADVLLVPFVPRSFDVWTLEKVSSLVGEMRAANPNLKAYAFINRADPNGRDNAEAAEVIRETEVLAFIDTPLGTRKAFSNAAAQGLAVIELKPQDTKAAEEIWALFRYVFDTVAVSE from the coding sequence ATGATTTTAGTCTCCGGCGGAATTAAGGGCGGCTCCGGAAAAACCACGATTGCGACGAACTTGGCAGTGATGCGCGCGGCGCAAGGCCGCGATGTGCTGCTGATCGACGCGGACGACCAGGAAACAGCTACCGATTTCACCGCGCTACGTAGCGAGCGCCTGCCAAGTGGTGCTGGCTATACCAGCATCAAGTTGACGGGCTCTGCGGTGCGCACCGAAACCCTCAAGCTCGCGAGCAAGTACGACGACATCGTCATCGACACTGGTGGACGCGATACCACAAGCCAGCGCGCCGCCCTCGCCGTCGCCGACGTCCTCCTGGTGCCCTTCGTGCCTCGCTCCTTCGATGTGTGGACATTGGAGAAGGTCTCCAGCCTAGTGGGCGAGATGCGGGCCGCGAATCCGAACCTAAAGGCGTACGCCTTTATCAACCGTGCCGACCCCAACGGCAGGGACAATGCCGAGGCGGCGGAAGTAATCCGAGAAACCGAAGTCCTGGCGTTCATCGACACCCCCCTTGGGACGCGGAAGGCGTTCAGCAATGCCGCCGCCCAAGGCCTAGCAGTGATAGAACTCAAACCTCAAGATACAAAAGCCGCCGAGGAAATCTGGGCGCTGTTCAGATATGTATTCGATACCGTAGCAGTATCCGAATAA